The following are encoded together in the Pseudomonas sediminis genome:
- a CDS encoding type II secretion system protein M, whose translation MSRTGLSESLQLHWQRSPLAQRWQALPARDRLALAALSVFLLLVVFYLALWQPAQRHAQAARATFEEQRALYTYLQSRAPQVQGRDLQPRASLDPARLQGVVTASAAQQGLVIERLDTEGFGAVQVNLQPVAFAQLLRWIQALEEQGVRVEEAGLDRAEENRVIARLGLRVGE comes from the coding sequence ATGTCGAGAACAGGGTTGAGCGAGAGTCTGCAACTGCACTGGCAGCGTTCGCCGCTGGCGCAACGCTGGCAGGCGCTGCCGGCGCGTGATCGCCTGGCGCTGGCGGCGCTGAGCGTCTTCCTGCTGCTGGTGGTGTTCTACCTGGCGTTGTGGCAACCGGCGCAGCGCCATGCCCAGGCCGCGCGCGCCACGTTCGAGGAGCAGCGCGCGCTTTATACCTATCTGCAAAGCCGTGCGCCGCAGGTGCAGGGGCGTGACCTGCAGCCGCGCGCCAGCCTCGACCCGGCGCGCCTGCAGGGCGTGGTCACGGCGAGTGCGGCGCAGCAGGGGCTGGTGATCGAGCGCCTGGATACCGAGGGTTTTGGTGCGGTGCAGGTCAACCTGCAGCCGGTGGCGTTCGCTCAGTTGCTGCGCTGGATTCAGGCGCTGGAAGAGCAGGGCGTGCGCGTCGAGGAAGCCGGGCTGGACCGCGCCGAGGAAAACCGCGTGATAGCGCGGCTTGGCTTGCGTGTGGGTGAGTGA
- the gspL gene encoding type II secretion system protein GspL encodes MNSTWIFLPPEACHDLSADLPVMRVTADDSRALSLAEALADLPAHWELVLPVEAVTACAVQLPTQKARWMRQALPFAVEELLAEDVELMHLALGEQLADGRHRVYALRASWLRECLALFAAQPPQAIRVDADLLPPQGSQLLWLHSRWLLGGEAPWRLALQREDWPVLAGRCPTPHIASAPTGQALPESVDEVHLLEDAHQWLVRQHASVDFAQGEFALRQSGDGWLRWRPLAGVLALCLVLQWGFNLAQGWYLQREADAYAASSEALYRELFPQDSKLINLRAQFDQHLAQSSGSASPVLGLLAEVAAALHAEGAPQVQVNQLDYSATRTDMSLQLQAPGFAELERLRERLEAAGLSVQMGSASREAEGVSARVVIGG; translated from the coding sequence ATGAACTCGACATGGATATTCCTGCCGCCCGAGGCGTGCCACGACCTGTCAGCGGACCTGCCCGTCATGCGCGTTACGGCAGATGACAGTCGCGCCTTGAGCCTGGCCGAGGCACTGGCCGATCTGCCGGCACACTGGGAGCTGGTGCTGCCGGTTGAGGCGGTCACCGCGTGCGCCGTGCAATTGCCGACGCAGAAGGCGCGCTGGATGCGCCAGGCGCTGCCGTTCGCGGTGGAGGAGCTACTGGCCGAGGATGTCGAACTGATGCATCTGGCCCTGGGTGAGCAACTGGCCGATGGCCGTCACCGTGTCTACGCGCTGCGCGCCAGCTGGTTACGCGAGTGTCTGGCGCTGTTCGCGGCGCAGCCGCCGCAGGCGATCCGGGTCGATGCCGATCTGTTGCCGCCCCAGGGCAGTCAACTGCTCTGGCTGCACTCGCGGTGGCTGCTCGGTGGCGAGGCGCCTTGGCGTCTGGCCTTGCAGCGCGAGGATTGGCCGGTGCTGGCAGGGCGCTGCCCCACGCCGCATATCGCCAGTGCGCCGACGGGGCAGGCGCTGCCCGAATCGGTCGATGAAGTGCACCTGTTGGAAGATGCGCATCAGTGGCTGGTGCGTCAGCACGCGAGTGTCGACTTCGCGCAAGGGGAGTTCGCCCTGCGCCAGAGCGGTGACGGCTGGCTGCGTTGGCGGCCGCTGGCCGGGGTGCTGGCGCTGTGTCTTGTGTTGCAGTGGGGCTTCAATCTCGCGCAGGGCTGGTACTTGCAGCGTGAGGCCGATGCCTATGCCGCGTCCAGCGAGGCGCTGTACCGCGAGCTGTTTCCGCAGGACAGCAAGCTGATCAATCTCCGCGCGCAGTTCGATCAGCATCTGGCGCAGTCTTCGGGCAGCGCCAGCCCGGTGCTCGGCCTGCTGGCCGAGGTGGCAGCGGCGCTACATGCCGAGGGCGCGCCGCAGGTACAGGTCAATCAGCTCGACTACAGCGCGACCCGTACCGATATGTCGCTGCAGTTGCAGGCACCGGGCTTCGCCGAGCTGGAGCGTTTGCGTGAGCGCCTGGAGGCGGCAGGATTGTCGGTGCAAATGGGTTCGGCCAGCCGCGAGGCCGAAGGCGTCAGCGCGCGCGTGGTAATAGGAGGATGA
- a CDS encoding ABC transporter ATP-binding protein, producing the protein MYKLEVQDLHKRYGSHEVIKGVSMAAKAGDVISIIGSSGSGKSTFLRCLNLLEQPHAGKILLNNEELKLVPAKDGSLRAADAKQLQRMRSRLAMVFQHFNLWSHMSALENVMEAPVHVLGVSKAEARDKAEHYLAKVGVAHRKDAYPAHMSGGEQQRVAIARALAMEPEVMLFDEPTSALDPELVGEVLKVMQDLATEGRTMVVVTHEMGFAREVSNQLVFLHKGLVEERGCPKEVLANPQSERLQQFLSGSLK; encoded by the coding sequence ATGTACAAACTCGAAGTTCAGGACCTGCACAAGCGCTACGGCAGCCATGAGGTGATCAAGGGCGTGTCGATGGCAGCCAAGGCGGGCGACGTGATCAGCATCATCGGCTCCAGCGGCTCGGGCAAGAGTACCTTCCTGCGCTGCCTGAACCTGCTCGAACAGCCGCATGCCGGCAAGATTCTGCTTAACAACGAAGAGCTGAAGCTGGTGCCGGCCAAGGATGGTTCGCTGCGTGCCGCCGACGCCAAGCAACTGCAGCGCATGCGCTCGCGCCTGGCCATGGTGTTCCAGCACTTCAACCTGTGGTCGCACATGAGCGCCCTGGAAAACGTCATGGAAGCGCCGGTGCATGTGCTCGGCGTGAGCAAGGCCGAGGCCCGCGACAAGGCCGAGCACTACCTGGCCAAGGTCGGTGTGGCGCACCGCAAGGATGCCTACCCGGCGCACATGAGCGGTGGTGAGCAGCAGCGCGTGGCCATCGCCCGTGCCCTGGCCATGGAGCCGGAGGTGATGCTGTTCGACGAGCCGACTTCGGCGCTCGACCCGGAACTGGTCGGCGAAGTGCTCAAGGTGATGCAGGACCTGGCCACCGAAGGTCGCACCATGGTGGTGGTGACCCACGAAATGGGTTTTGCCCGCGAGGTGTCGAACCAGCTGGTATTCCTGCACAAGGGGCTGGTTGAAGAGCGCGGTTGCCCGAAGGAAGTGCTGGCCAATCCGCAATCCGAACGACTGCAGCAGTTTCTTTCCGGCAGTCTCAAATAA
- the gspJ gene encoding type II secretion system minor pseudopilin GspJ codes for MNRPQRGFTLLELLIAIAIFALLGLATYRMLDSVLSADAVTREHERQLRELTRALSAFERDLRQVTVRPIRDGFGDAQPALHSDLTDATALELTRAGWRNPLGQPRAEVQRVRWQLSGEQWQRRYWRVLDRAQDSAPQIQQALDGVESLSLRYLDKDGQWQPDWPPANASGDGLLTDLPRAIELRLQHRRYGELRRLLRLPDLPAENRAGGSPDEPNEVPQT; via the coding sequence GTGAATCGTCCGCAGCGCGGCTTCACCCTGCTGGAGCTGCTGATCGCCATCGCCATCTTCGCCCTGCTGGGGTTGGCCACCTACCGCATGCTCGACAGCGTGCTCAGCGCCGATGCCGTTACCCGCGAGCACGAACGCCAGTTGCGCGAGCTGACCCGTGCCCTGTCTGCCTTCGAGCGCGACCTGCGCCAGGTGACGGTGCGGCCGATTCGCGATGGTTTCGGCGATGCTCAGCCAGCGCTGCACAGCGACCTGACCGATGCCACGGCGCTGGAGCTGACCCGCGCTGGCTGGCGCAATCCGCTGGGCCAACCGCGAGCGGAGGTGCAGCGAGTGCGCTGGCAGCTCAGTGGCGAGCAATGGCAGCGCCGTTATTGGCGTGTGCTGGACCGCGCGCAGGACAGCGCACCGCAAATCCAGCAGGCACTCGATGGCGTCGAATCGCTGAGCTTGCGCTATCTGGACAAGGACGGGCAGTGGCAGCCCGACTGGCCGCCGGCCAATGCCTCTGGCGATGGCCTGCTCACCGACTTGCCGCGCGCCATCGAGCTGCGCCTGCAGCATCGCCGTTATGGCGAATTGCGTCGCCTGCTGCGCTTGCCGGATTTGCCGGCAGAGAACCGTGCTGGCGGGTCGCCGGACGAGCCGAATGAGGTGCCGCAGACATGA
- the argR gene encoding transcriptional regulator ArgR, protein MTPHRIGFLYWPGTKALTLSLAEEALRVAQRVHPDVVYELVFLQAEPLAAGDWRLPGEPWAGHLEGLDKLFLLADTPPAQVSAGLAAALKQQVRSGCVIGGLSAGVYPLAQLGLLDGYRAAVHWRWQDDFSERFPKVIATSHLFDWDRDRLTACGGLAVLDLLLAVLARDHGAELAGAVSEELVVERIREGGERQRIPLQNRLGSSHPKLTQAVLLMEANIEEPLTTDEIAQHVCVSRRQLERIFKQYLNRVPSQYYLELRLSKARQLLMQTSKSIIQIGLSCGFSSGPHFSSAYRNFFGATPRDDRNQRRSNSPFELTSTPVERG, encoded by the coding sequence ATGACGCCTCATCGAATCGGCTTTTTGTATTGGCCTGGCACCAAAGCCCTGACCTTGTCTCTGGCGGAGGAAGCCCTGCGTGTTGCCCAGCGCGTGCATCCGGACGTGGTGTACGAGCTGGTGTTCCTCCAGGCCGAGCCGCTGGCTGCGGGTGACTGGCGTCTGCCGGGCGAGCCCTGGGCCGGGCATCTGGAAGGGTTGGACAAGCTGTTTCTGCTCGCCGATACGCCGCCGGCGCAGGTGTCCGCGGGCCTGGCGGCGGCGCTCAAGCAGCAGGTGCGCAGCGGTTGCGTGATCGGCGGGCTGTCTGCCGGGGTCTATCCGCTGGCTCAGCTCGGTTTGCTCGATGGTTATCGTGCGGCAGTGCACTGGCGCTGGCAGGACGATTTCTCCGAGCGTTTCCCCAAGGTCATCGCCACCAGCCATCTGTTCGACTGGGATCGCGATCGCCTGACCGCCTGTGGTGGCTTGGCCGTGCTCGATCTGCTGCTGGCAGTGCTGGCGCGCGATCACGGTGCCGAGCTGGCCGGTGCGGTGAGCGAGGAACTGGTGGTCGAGCGCATTCGCGAGGGTGGTGAGCGTCAGCGTATTCCGCTGCAGAATCGCCTCGGCTCCAGCCATCCCAAGCTGACCCAGGCCGTGCTGCTGATGGAAGCCAACATCGAGGAGCCGCTGACCACCGACGAGATTGCCCAGCATGTGTGTGTGTCGCGTCGTCAGCTCGAGCGCATCTTCAAACAGTACCTCAATCGCGTGCCCAGCCAGTATTACCTGGAGTTGCGCTTGAGCAAGGCGCGCCAGCTGCTGATGCAGACCAGCAAGTCGATCATCCAAATCGGCCTGTCCTGCGGATTTTCCTCGGGGCCGCATTTCTCCAGTGCCTACCGCAACTTCTTCGGCGCCACGCCGCGCGATGATCGCAACCAGCGTCGCAGCAACAGCCCCTTCGAGCTGACGTCGACGCCGGTCGAGCGGGGCTGA
- a CDS encoding ABC transporter substrate-binding protein: MKKIALLGALALSLMSPLAMAEKPLRIGIEAAYPPFAFKTPDGQISGFDYDIGNALCEEMKVECKWIEQEFDGLIPALKVRKFDAVLSSMSITEDRKKSVDFTGKYYATPAKLAMKAGTEIKDPLVDLKGKKIGVQRSSVYDRYATDIFAPAGAEIVRYSSQNEVFLDMQSGRLDATLADSVNIDDGFLKTDAGKGFAFAGPDFTEVKYFGEGQGIAVRKGDQALADKISAAILAIRANGKYKEVQDKYFDFDVYGE; this comes from the coding sequence ATGAAGAAGATCGCACTGCTTGGCGCCCTGGCGCTGTCCCTGATGTCGCCCTTGGCCATGGCCGAGAAGCCGCTGCGCATTGGCATCGAGGCGGCCTACCCGCCCTTCGCATTCAAGACTCCCGATGGTCAGATTTCCGGCTTCGACTACGACATCGGCAACGCCCTGTGCGAAGAGATGAAGGTCGAGTGCAAGTGGATCGAGCAGGAGTTCGACGGTCTGATCCCGGCCCTGAAAGTGCGCAAGTTCGACGCCGTGCTGTCGTCCATGTCGATCACCGAAGACCGCAAGAAGTCCGTGGACTTCACCGGCAAGTACTACGCCACCCCCGCCAAGCTGGCGATGAAAGCCGGTACCGAGATCAAGGACCCGCTGGTCGACCTGAAAGGCAAGAAGATCGGCGTGCAGCGTTCGTCCGTGTATGACCGTTACGCCACCGACATCTTCGCTCCGGCCGGCGCCGAGATCGTCCGTTACAGCTCGCAGAACGAAGTGTTCCTGGACATGCAGTCCGGCCGTCTGGACGCCACCCTGGCTGACTCGGTGAACATCGACGACGGTTTCCTCAAGACCGACGCTGGCAAGGGCTTCGCATTCGCCGGCCCGGACTTCACCGAGGTGAAGTACTTCGGCGAAGGTCAGGGCATTGCCGTGCGCAAGGGTGACCAGGCGCTGGCCGACAAGATCAGTGCTGCCATCCTGGCCATCCGCGCCAACGGCAAGTACAAGGAAGTGCAGGACAAGTACTTCGACTTCGACGTTTACGGCGAGTAA
- the gspG gene encoding type II secretion system major pseudopilin GspG, with translation MVVVVILGILAALVVPQVMSRPDQAKVTAAQNDIRAIGAALDMYKLDNHNYPSTQQGLEALVSKPSGNPPAKNWNKDGYLKRLPIDPWGNPYQYLAPGTKGAFDLYSLGADGKQGGSDLNADIGNWDI, from the coding sequence ATGGTCGTGGTGGTGATTCTGGGCATTCTGGCAGCGCTGGTGGTGCCGCAGGTGATGAGCCGGCCGGATCAGGCCAAGGTCACCGCCGCGCAGAACGACATCCGGGCCATCGGTGCGGCGCTGGATATGTACAAGCTCGACAACCACAACTACCCCAGCACTCAGCAGGGCCTGGAAGCGCTGGTGAGCAAGCCGAGCGGCAACCCGCCGGCGAAGAACTGGAACAAGGACGGCTACCTCAAGCGCCTGCCCATCGATCCGTGGGGCAACCCTTACCAATACCTTGCACCTGGTACCAAGGGCGCATTCGACCTGTATTCGCTTGGCGCGGACGGCAAGCAGGGCGGCAGCGACCTGAACGCCGATATCGGCAACTGGGATATCTGA
- the gspK gene encoding type II secretion system minor pseudopilin GspK yields MRRQSGVALITVLLVVAVVTVVCAGLIARQQLSIRSSANQLHVTQAWHYALGGETLAKAILERDLRQGDPRQPVDHPLEPWARPLAPFPLDEGGELRVRIVDPSGRFNLNSLVRQGRPNELAVLRLRRLLLRLGIDKPYAERLLDWLDSDSELQGGNGAEDGQYLLATPPYRTANREITDVSELRLLLEMEEADYRRLRPFVSALPSEALLNVNTASAMVLSSLSDGLSPDAAVSLIAGRGAEGYPSAAAFAAQPALAGLGEQVVQGLAVGSQYFEVFSEVSLGERRVVLRSLLQRSNDGQVSVLARDLGQGGMPPRPIEEEQE; encoded by the coding sequence ATGAGGCGGCAGAGTGGGGTGGCGCTTATTACCGTGCTGCTGGTGGTCGCCGTGGTGACGGTGGTCTGCGCTGGTTTGATCGCTCGTCAGCAGCTGTCGATCCGCAGCAGCGCCAACCAGTTGCACGTGACCCAAGCCTGGCACTACGCACTGGGCGGCGAGACCCTGGCCAAGGCGATTCTCGAACGCGATCTGCGTCAGGGTGATCCGCGCCAGCCGGTGGATCATCCGCTGGAGCCCTGGGCCCGGCCACTGGCGCCGTTCCCGCTGGATGAGGGTGGCGAGCTGCGTGTGCGTATCGTCGACCCCAGCGGTCGTTTCAATCTCAATAGCCTGGTGCGCCAGGGCCGACCCAACGAGCTGGCGGTGCTGCGTTTGCGTCGCCTGCTGCTGCGCCTGGGAATCGACAAACCTTATGCCGAGCGCCTGCTGGACTGGCTCGATAGCGACAGCGAACTGCAGGGCGGCAATGGCGCGGAGGATGGCCAGTACCTGTTGGCGACACCACCTTACCGCACTGCCAATCGCGAGATCACTGATGTGTCCGAACTGCGCCTGCTGCTGGAGATGGAGGAGGCCGACTACCGCCGCCTGCGACCCTTCGTCAGCGCGCTGCCGAGCGAGGCGCTGCTCAATGTCAACACGGCCAGTGCGATGGTGCTCTCCAGTCTGTCCGACGGCTTGAGCCCGGATGCGGCCGTGTCGCTGATTGCCGGGCGCGGCGCCGAAGGCTATCCCAGCGCTGCGGCCTTCGCTGCCCAGCCTGCGCTTGCTGGCCTGGGTGAGCAGGTGGTGCAGGGGCTGGCGGTCGGCAGCCAGTATTTCGAGGTGTTCAGCGAAGTGAGCCTGGGTGAACGCCGGGTGGTATTGCGCAGCCTGTTGCAGCGCAGCAATGATGGCCAGGTCAGTGTCCTGGCGCGTGATCTGGGGCAGGGCGGTATGCCGCCACGTCCTATTGAGGAAGAACAAGAATGA
- the gspH gene encoding type II secretion system minor pseudopilin GspH, whose translation MKAQRGFTLIELLVVLVILGSLIGLAVFSTGIAGPGRELRSEAERLSGLIGVLLDEAVLDNREYGLSFTREGYRVLRYDPQRAEWQALDRQVHRLPEWAELAFEVEGEALSLTTEAGADTPQLLILSSGELTPFRLRLAERRRDGLRLQLSSDGFGLPRVEELGAGRAG comes from the coding sequence TTGAAGGCGCAACGCGGCTTCACCCTTATCGAACTGCTGGTGGTGCTGGTCATACTCGGCAGCCTGATCGGCCTGGCTGTATTCAGCACCGGCATCGCCGGGCCGGGGCGCGAGCTGCGCAGCGAGGCCGAACGCCTCAGTGGCCTGATCGGCGTGCTGCTCGACGAGGCGGTGCTGGACAACCGCGAGTACGGCTTGAGCTTCACCCGTGAAGGCTATCGAGTCCTGCGCTATGACCCGCAGCGCGCCGAGTGGCAGGCGCTGGATCGTCAGGTTCATCGCCTGCCGGAGTGGGCCGAGCTGGCCTTTGAAGTGGAGGGCGAGGCCCTGAGCCTGACGACCGAGGCTGGTGCTGATACGCCGCAGTTGCTGATTCTCTCAAGCGGCGAGCTGACGCCGTTTCGCCTGCGCCTGGCCGAGCGCCGCCGCGACGGCCTGCGCCTGCAATTGTCCAGTGATGGCTTCGGCCTGCCGCGTGTCGAGGAGTTGGGTGCGGGGCGTGCCGGATGA
- a CDS encoding ABC transporter permease — protein MLQGYGSTILDGAWLTLLLALTSMAVAIFLGLLGAAFRLSPVRWLAALGDTYATVIRGIPDLVLILLIFYGGQDMVNRIAPMVGYDDYIDINPFVAGVFTMGFIFGAYLSETFRGAFMAIPKGQAEAGAAYGMSGMQVFFRILVPQMIRFAIPGFTNNWLVLTKATALISVVGLQDMMFKAKSAADATREPFTFYLAVAGLYLVLTSVSLLALRFLEKRYSVGTKAADL, from the coding sequence ATGCTTCAAGGCTACGGCTCGACCATTCTCGATGGTGCCTGGCTCACTCTGCTTCTGGCGCTGACGTCGATGGCAGTGGCGATCTTCCTCGGCCTGCTGGGTGCGGCCTTTCGCTTGTCACCGGTGCGTTGGCTGGCGGCGTTGGGCGATACCTATGCCACGGTGATTCGCGGCATCCCCGATCTGGTGCTGATTCTGCTGATCTTCTACGGCGGCCAGGACATGGTGAACCGCATCGCGCCCATGGTCGGCTATGACGATTACATCGACATCAACCCCTTCGTCGCCGGCGTGTTCACCATGGGCTTCATCTTCGGGGCCTACCTGTCGGAGACCTTCCGTGGCGCCTTCATGGCGATCCCCAAGGGGCAGGCGGAAGCCGGCGCGGCCTATGGCATGAGCGGGATGCAGGTGTTCTTCCGCATTCTCGTGCCGCAGATGATCCGTTTCGCCATTCCCGGTTTCACCAACAACTGGCTGGTGCTGACCAAGGCCACCGCGCTGATTTCCGTGGTCGGCCTGCAGGACATGATGTTCAAGGCCAAGAGCGCGGCTGACGCGACGCGTGAGCCGTTCACCTTCTACCTGGCGGTAGCGGGGCTGTACCTGGTGCTGACCAGCGTGTCCCTGCTGGCGTTGCGGTTCCTCGAGAAACGCTACTCGGTAGGTACCAAGGCGGCTGACCTATGA
- a CDS encoding aspartate aminotransferase family protein — translation MSVQHDAVQRADFDQFMVPNYAPAAFVPVRGLGSRVWDQSGRELIDFAGGIAVNVLGHCHPALVAALTEQAHTLWHISNVFTNEPTLRLGKKLVEATFAERVFFCNSGAEANEAAFKLARRVAHDRFGPEKHEIIAATNSFHGRTLFTVSVGGQPKYSDGFGPKIQGITHVPYNDLEALKAAISDKTCAVVLEPIQGEGGVLPADKAYLEGARELCNAHNALLVFDEVQSGMGRTGELFAYMNYGVVPDILSSAKSLGGGFPIAAMLTTTDLAKHFSPGTHGTTYGGNPLACAVGEAVLDIVNTRQTLDGVKAKSEQFKTRLLALGKQYGLFEQVRGMGLLLGCVLNDAWQGKAKQVLDAATAEGLMILQAGPDVVRFAPSLVVEDADIEEGLARFERALSKLTAA, via the coding sequence ATGTCCGTTCAGCACGATGCGGTGCAACGCGCCGATTTCGATCAGTTCATGGTCCCCAACTACGCCCCAGCTGCCTTCGTACCCGTGCGCGGCCTGGGTTCGCGAGTCTGGGATCAGAGCGGTCGAGAGCTGATCGACTTCGCTGGCGGCATCGCCGTCAACGTGCTTGGCCATTGCCACCCGGCGCTGGTCGCGGCGCTGACCGAGCAGGCCCATACCCTGTGGCACATCTCCAACGTGTTCACCAACGAGCCGACCCTGCGTCTGGGCAAGAAGCTGGTCGAAGCGACCTTCGCCGAGCGCGTGTTCTTCTGCAACTCCGGCGCCGAGGCCAACGAGGCTGCGTTCAAGCTGGCGCGGCGTGTCGCTCATGACCGTTTCGGGCCGGAGAAGCACGAGATCATCGCGGCGACCAACAGTTTCCACGGTCGTACCCTGTTCACCGTCAGCGTCGGTGGCCAGCCGAAGTACTCCGACGGTTTCGGGCCGAAGATCCAGGGCATCACCCATGTGCCGTACAACGATCTGGAGGCGTTGAAAGCCGCCATCTCCGACAAGACCTGCGCGGTGGTGCTGGAGCCGATCCAGGGTGAGGGCGGCGTGCTGCCGGCGGACAAGGCTTATCTGGAAGGTGCCCGCGAACTGTGCAACGCGCACAACGCGCTGCTGGTATTCGATGAAGTGCAGAGCGGTATGGGCCGCACTGGCGAGCTGTTCGCCTACATGAATTACGGCGTGGTGCCGGACATTCTCTCCAGCGCCAAGAGCCTGGGCGGTGGCTTCCCCATCGCGGCGATGCTCACCACCACCGATCTGGCCAAGCATTTCTCGCCCGGCACCCACGGCACCACCTACGGTGGTAACCCGCTGGCCTGTGCTGTTGGTGAGGCAGTGCTGGACATCGTCAACACCCGTCAGACGCTGGACGGCGTCAAGGCCAAGAGCGAACAGTTCAAGACCCGTCTGCTGGCGCTGGGCAAACAGTACGGCCTGTTCGAGCAGGTGCGCGGCATGGGGCTTCTCCTTGGTTGCGTGTTGAATGACGCGTGGCAGGGCAAGGCCAAGCAGGTGCTCGATGCCGCCACAGCCGAAGGCCTGATGATTCTGCAGGCCGGTCCGGACGTGGTGCGCTTCGCCCCGAGCCTGGTGGTCGAAGATGCCGATATCGAAGAAGGCCTGGCCCGTTTCGAGCGTGCGCTGAGCAAACTGACGGCAGCCTGA
- a CDS encoding ABC transporter permease, with amino-acid sequence MIFDYQMIWENLPLYWGGVLVTVKILLISLAVGLSLALPLALMRVSKSPWVNFPAWLYTYVIRGTPMLVQLFLIYYGLAQFEFIRDSFMWPYFSSATFCACLAFAINTSAYTAEILAGSLKATPPGEIEAAKAMGMSRAKLYRRILLPSALRRALPQYSNEVIMMLHTTSLASIVTLIDITGAARTVSSQYYMPFEAFITAGLFYLALTFILVRLFKLAERRWLAYMAPRKG; translated from the coding sequence ATGATCTTCGACTATCAAATGATCTGGGAGAACCTGCCGCTGTACTGGGGCGGCGTGCTGGTCACCGTGAAAATCCTGCTGATCTCCCTGGCGGTCGGCCTCAGCCTGGCGCTGCCGTTGGCGCTGATGCGGGTGTCGAAATCGCCCTGGGTCAACTTCCCGGCCTGGCTCTACACCTACGTGATTCGCGGCACGCCGATGCTGGTACAGCTGTTTCTGATCTATTACGGCCTGGCTCAGTTCGAGTTCATCCGTGACAGCTTCATGTGGCCGTATTTCTCCAGCGCCACCTTCTGCGCCTGCCTGGCGTTTGCCATCAATACTAGCGCCTACACGGCGGAAATCCTCGCCGGCAGCCTCAAGGCCACGCCGCCGGGTGAGATCGAGGCGGCCAAGGCCATGGGCATGTCGCGAGCCAAGCTGTACCGGCGCATCCTGCTGCCGTCGGCGCTGCGCCGTGCGCTGCCGCAGTACAGCAACGAAGTGATCATGATGCTGCACACCACGTCGCTGGCGTCGATCGTGACCCTGATCGACATCACTGGCGCGGCGCGTACCGTCAGTTCGCAGTACTACATGCCGTTCGAAGCCTTCATCACCGCCGGCCTGTTCTACTTGGCGCTGACCTTCATCCTGGTGCGCCTGTTCAAGCTGGCCGAACGTCGCTGGTTGGCCTACATGGCCCCGCGCAAGGGCTGA
- the gspI gene encoding type II secretion system minor pseudopilin GspI, whose product MKGARGFTLLEVMVALAIFALVAASVLTASARSVRTASQLEDKTLAMWVADNRMAELQLAETPPADGRDQGQVEFAGRRWSWQSEIQATSEPAMRRVTLWVAAEERGASGDLRERAQVTLSGFLGAPQ is encoded by the coding sequence ATGAAGGGCGCGCGCGGTTTTACGCTGCTCGAGGTGATGGTGGCACTGGCGATCTTTGCCCTGGTCGCCGCCAGTGTGCTGACCGCCAGTGCACGTAGCGTGCGTACCGCCAGCCAGCTGGAAGACAAGACCCTGGCCATGTGGGTGGCCGATAACCGCATGGCGGAATTGCAACTGGCCGAGACCCCGCCCGCCGATGGCCGCGACCAGGGCCAGGTGGAGTTCGCTGGGCGCCGTTGGTCTTGGCAGAGCGAAATCCAGGCCACCAGCGAGCCTGCCATGCGCCGTGTGACGCTGTGGGTCGCCGCCGAAGAGCGCGGCGCCAGTGGCGATCTGCGTGAGCGCGCGCAGGTCACGCTCAGCGGTTTTCTGGGGGCGCCGCAGTGA